One genomic window of Bacillus mycoides includes the following:
- a CDS encoding aminodeoxychorismate/anthranilate synthase component II encodes MIVLIDNYDSFTYNLYQLLGEYEEEIVVVRNDQITIEQLEEMKPKGIVLSPGPGKPEDAGICIDVIRHFYKNVPILGICLGHQAIISAFGGEIVRAEHIKHGKTSRVKHNGTSIFSYVTQPLTAMRYHSLVAAQNGLPQCFDILATAMDDGEIMAVRHNYYPLFGLQFHPESIATEEGGKLIRAFLAEVKEEERV; translated from the coding sequence ATGATTGTACTGATCGATAATTATGATTCCTTCACATATAACTTGTATCAACTATTAGGCGAGTACGAGGAAGAAATTGTTGTAGTAAGAAATGATCAAATAACAATTGAACAATTAGAGGAGATGAAGCCGAAAGGAATTGTGCTATCACCAGGACCTGGAAAACCAGAAGATGCTGGAATTTGTATCGATGTTATTCGTCACTTTTATAAGAACGTTCCCATCTTAGGAATTTGCCTTGGCCATCAAGCAATCATATCCGCATTTGGAGGAGAAATTGTTAGAGCAGAGCACATTAAACACGGAAAAACATCGCGTGTGAAACATAACGGAACGTCAATCTTTTCGTACGTTACGCAGCCGCTAACAGCGATGCGTTACCATTCACTCGTCGCAGCGCAAAATGGTTTGCCGCAGTGTTTTGACATACTCGCGACAGCGATGGATGACGGAGAAATCATGGCAGTTCGTCACAACTATTATCCGCTCTTCGGATTACAGTTTCACCCAGAATCAATTGCAACAGAAGAAGGCGGAAAGTTAATACGTGCTTTTTTGGCAGAAGTGAAAGAGGAGGAGAGAGTATGA